CTCACACTGCTACCCATTAGGATTTCAGggaagaatttattttcattttgaaaaataaataaataaataaataaataaataaataaataaataaactgaaaattgaAAACCTGCTTGTTTCAATTACTTGAAATCAAATTTTACttaatttcttttcacattCCTATGACTTAACAGAGCACTGAGAAGAGTGAGATGCACAGCTGGGGAGCGGTAGATAAATTCATTATCACTGAATTAAGGATAACCTACAGGACCAATTCATGCAACTCAGTTTCCCATGGACTTCTGCCTGTTGTACCTTCACCCCCCTTATTCTGTGTCTAGCCTATGGCTCAAATAACAGAATCCCAGAAgcattcaggttggaaaaggcctccaagatcatcaagtccaagctgtgcccaatccccaccttgtcccccagcccagagcattgagtgccatgtccaggccttccttggacacctccaggcaTGGCAACTCcaaacttccctgggcagccccttccaatgcttgacaaacCTTTCATGATGAAATTGCtgctgatgtccaacctgacctgccctggcacagcttgaggacGTTCCTCAGATCCTGCCCCCTGTTccttgggagcagagcccgaattctcctggctgtcccctcctgtcagggagttgtgcagagccagaaggtccctccagagcctccttttctccaggctcacCCCCACAGCTGtacctgctgctccagccccctgcccagctcccttcccttctccagacaCGCTCCAGCCTTTCCACGTCCATCTtgcagtgaggggcccagaactggacacagcactggaaGTGTGGCCTcgccagagcccagcacaggggacagtcactgccctgctcctgctgccacctcaTGGCGGGGACAGAGCCGGGACAGCGCCTCTCTGCCTGGACACCCGTTGCCAAGCCAAACAAGCAGTGGCTGCGCTGGCCACGCTCCCTCCAGCAGCGCTGCAGGAACATTTGGCTTCCCTGCTCTAGGCACAAAAGCTCGGTGTCCTGGAGACGCCTCTTCCCCCTTCAGATTCATTAACCCTGGCCAGCtgcctcaggaaaaaaacaaaaaaaaatcggataaaaaaataaacacaacagTGAACTACAGCGTGTTTCTGCCCACCTACCTTTTTTTTCGGAGCCTAAAAGATCAGAAGggggggagaaaaggaaagagaacatCAGAAAACAGTGTATGGAAGGAATAATTTAAAAGATAGTATTATTCTGTTAAAATTGGATGGGATCATCTATTGAAAAATTATAGTGACAAGAATTCCAATTCTGCAGAAAATTAGCCACTAATACATGACTCTTGGAATGAAGTTTTTTACCACGGAGCCATTCTAGCAACAAAGTGTGAGCCGCCTCCCGGCTGGCTCCACACggagcacccacagcagcaACTCACGGCACAAGGGCTCACACAACAGATAACCCACCCTTCGGCTGCTTCTTTCATCCTCAAAGCCTTTCTCCCACCTCCAGGGACTTGGGCAGCTCACAAGAACACCCCGCTTTAGTCCACACCTCATCCTTCCCCGCCCCACCATGTAACCCGCACCCaggccccttccctgccccaccATGGCCTGCCGCGGGTGGCAGTGCCCGTGTCCCTCAGGACGCCGGAGCCCGTGGCCGTGTCCCTCAGGCTCCCGATGCCCGTGGTCGTGCCCGCCTCCCACAGGACGCCGGTGCCCGTCCCTCAGGCTCCCGGGGCCCGTGGCCGCGCCCGCCTCCCTCAGGGTCCCGCCCCCCTCGGGCCCCGCCCGCAGCCACGGCGGCGGCGCATGCGCAGCTGGGGCCGGGCGCTCCCGGCGCTGCCGTAAAGCGGCACGGCGGCGGTTCCGGGAGCAGCGGGTGAGGTCCCGGTCCGGCCTCGCCGGGATCCGCGGGGAACCGGGCGTGGCTCCGGGGAGAACGGGGCGGCGGGCAGAGCCAGGGCGAGGCGGCGGCCCCAGGAGGCCCCGCAGCGGGAGCTGGACTGCATTCCAGTCTCTTGTGATTTGGATTTGGCTGCCCCGTCCCTGGCAGCGTCCGAGGCCGGGCTGGGCGGGGCTCTGAGCAAGccgggacagtggaaggtgtccctgcccacggccgCGGGTGGGGacgagatgatctttaaggttctttCCTGTGATtttgaaaatcacagaataCAGAAATAAGAATCAGTTACTTTGTCACTTATCCTTACGTTTTGCCGGTGCACACTGGACTCAATTTGTAACGCACTTGAAGAGTCCTTAAGAAAGCAAAATTTATGAATGTGACAGTTGCAGGAATATAAACGcatatgtataaaatatatacaatatagGAATATGtaatacataaatatatgtGGAGATAAAAATAAACTTATCAAAATATGTTATAAACATTGCTCtatgaatatataaaatacataaatatggattatatatatatgtatattaaaaaaaatgtagatACAGTTTTTTAGTAGACCACACAGAAGCGGCCAGGCCAGCAGGTGCAGAATTGTAAGGGTGTGAGAAAGCAGCCAATGAACAGCACAAAGTGTCCCAGCTGTTGAAAGTTATTAGAAgtttcttgttttctgtttgaGGGGGGAGAGGAGAAGACAATGAGAAGCTAAATAGAATAAAAagtaggaaagaaaaagaaagaagagatggaGTAGAACCAGAATCAGAGCAAGCGGGGCTTGGTGGGATACAGAAGTTTTAGGAGGGCTGAGGCAGTTCACTGACTCCCAGAGAAGGCTAATTTCAAATTGATTATCCTTCAGgtaacaaaacccaaacaaaccaaaaaaatcacacaagGACACAGTTCACTGAAATGTGAGAATGGCCAGTTCTTTAAGAAGTGAAGTGATAAAACTGTACAAAAATGTAAGTGTCTCAAATGCCACCAGCAATTTCCTtaaccagaaaacaaaccccCTTTCACTGTGCGCTCAGTTAATTAAAACCACATTATTATTCTTTTCTCTCCAAGCTGCTGTACCTTGGAAGGGAGTATCCCAAAGGAGCAGACTACTTCAGAAGCCGGTTGAAAGCAGCTTTTCTAAAAAACAAAGATGAGACAGACCCAGAAAAAATTAAGCAGCTGATTGCCCGGGGAGAGTTTGTTATAAAGGAGCTGGAGGCTTTGTACTTCCTGAGGAAATACCGAGCCATGAAGCAGCGCTACTACAGCGACGACAAGCCCTGACTGTGCCTGTAACCACACACACCCAGCAAAGGTAACAATAAAAGAGCTCTAACTGCAAAGAAGTGACATGTAAATCCTTCCAACCCCTCTAGAGCACAAATGAGGGAGCTGCTTCCCTGCCAGGGGTCACTTGAAGGGTTTGGGGTGTGCAGGTTATGGGCAATAGGTTTTCCTGTGCTGCTTTTGACCTCCTCAAACTAAAACTTAAGGTATGAAAGGATTTTGCAGGAAGGAGTGGTTGCACTGCCCTGTTTTGTTTCACTTCAATGCTTGTGTTGGACAGAAACTCTTCTTACCCCATAGCTGTGTGTTTGGGTGTCAGTTCAAGGTGCTATGCTTGTTACCTGAAAGATGAACCTGATTTAAAATCCTCCACATTGAACAATCTGATTCTGCTGGAAATGAGCACCCTCTCAGAAGTGAGACTCCCAGCCCTGGAGAGGGAGTGCTGTGTTCAGTTCTGGTCTCCACAGCGCAGGAAAGACAAGGAGCTCCTGGAGAGGATCAAGCAGAGGCCATAAACatgaggggtctggagcatctcTTATGAGggactgcaggagctgggcctgtttagTCCGGGGAAGAGAAGATTCAGAGGGGATCTCATCAATGCATACAAATATCTCAAGGGTGGGTGCCAAGAGGACGGTGCCAGGCTCCCCTCAGTGGTGTccagcaacaggacaaggagcaatggCCATAAACATAAAGCAAGGAGTTCCACCTcatgaggaagaatttctgtacactgagggtggcagagccctGAACAGTTGTCCAGGGAGGGCGTGGAGTCTCCTTCTCTGTGGACATCCCAAACTCACCTGGACttgttcctgtgtcacctgctccaggtgaccctgcctgggcagagGGGTCGGATTAAATGGTCtgcagaggtcccttccaaccctgaCTATTCTGTGAAAGTAAGTTCTTACAGTTTGTAACCTCacctgctcagcctgcagagGCACCACCTTGCTGTGTCAGAGAGACAACTGTGGGGTCAGGAAAGGGGTGAGTTTGAACAGCAGTGCTTTAAGCACTTGGGCCCTGAAGACAATCCTGCAACTCCTCCCACGCTCTGTTGTCACTGCTGGTTCTCCACATACAGCAGCTGATTTCTGCTGTTGTGtaactgctgcagcaggaatagAAAACTTGATCTTTGCCCCTGGAAGAGGAGTTTGGCCATGGCTGTTTGCTCCAGGGTGTCTCTGTAGGCCTTGATTCAACTCACACTTGTGTCAGAGCTGACACTCTGTTGGGTTGGTTGGTGTTTCCACCAACTAAATGACACTGGAGGGAGAAATAATCTTTAAAAACAGGTAAGGAATCACTGCAGTAGAGCTGTTGGCAAGTTTTCATACTGGCACTAAGGAGTGTTTTAAGGTCACTCAAAGAATTGCCAGCAAAGGCATCAGCAAAACCAGGtttaatataaaaatgaaaGCGTGGCAAAGTCCATTCAACAAAGTTCACTCCAGTATTTACTAGGTGGTTaaagcacacagagaaaaagcaaaCTAAAATCTACAATCAATCaattaaaaccaaaatcaaCCAACACTTATTTCTGAGCATGCTGGAGATACAAAAAGGGTAAGGATGGAAAAGGGTAAGGGTAAAATGATTAAAGGAGATGTTCCCATTGAGTCACTAAGTTCAGAGTGGACCCCCCCTTGCTGAACTGAGCCCCAGATCTGACCAGTAGTTTATGCCTGAAGGTTTAACAGCACTTAAACTTAGCAGCACCTGGTCCATAGTTTAATTGAGAACAATTTAACTAAAGATTCATACAGAATTTCCTATAAGCACAACAGCAATTCACTCATAGGCCTGAGTTACTTAGAATCTCTGAGAATGCTACCCATGGTACATTTTCTATAGCATATCTACACTCACAAACAGTCCTGAAGGAGTATGTAGAAGGTATAAAATTCCCCTGGAATTCACTGAGGCACTTATCTTGGATACCTTTGCCTTTTGTCAGTGGCTGAAGGGTTGAGCCTCAAGGAAGGGGGACATCATTCCATGCtctgctgtcagtgctggttCTCCAAATACAGCAAACAGGAGTTCACTGGCTCTGAGGGAGACTTGGTCCCTGCCCACTGCAGTCCAgcagagctccaagggcctcaCTCAGGCCCACTCTTTATGGGGTCACAAGTGAGGTGGGTTTAGTCAGCACAGTCCAGCTCAGTGACTTCCTTTGaaatttcaaaagcaaaaatGCTGTTGCACTGGGGGTGTTTTTCAGCCAGGCAAATAAGTTTCCAGGGCTGTTGGTTACAAAGCAGGAGCTCTTCAGACAGCACCAATTCCTGGGAACTGTTCCTGAAGAGCTCCAGGGgagctcagcccaggaatgctGAGTGAGCATTTCTGACATCTCAGCTggcctgaggaggaggaggagggagggagggatgcagcACCATCCTCACAGAATTCTAGGGCAGCATTTACAAAGTGATGGCAGAGTACAGTACCTTGTGATGAAATGCACAGGCTCCAGTTTCTGCCACCACACTGATGTGAACAACTCCTTCCACATCAACTGAGCTCCTCTGCACTTCcacctgctctgagcagccacCCCTCAGAGACAGGGCAACCAAGGGGGCAaggacagcagctctgggacagcagaAGTGCAAGAAGGACCAGAGAACAACTGCCAAACACATGGAACTCGTGGGATGCTCTGTTACCCCAAATTctttcagaggaaaaggaaactggGACAGACACTCACAATAACTATTTTTTATTACATTACAATAAATAGGAGCAGTACAGTTTGacaaaaaaatgacaaattcCAGATCACCTCACAGCACATACTcctaaaaacattaaaaattttaaaacaaacagtggtcttttttttttcctttttttaacttAATGTCTGGCATGACCAACATTCCTAGGTCACACAACCAAATTATGGAAAAACTGGATCACACTGCATATGTTCCACATCAAATAAAGCACAATGTACAAAATGTGCATGTTTCAGTTTACACTATACAAAAATAGTTAAAATACATTCCAGGTAAACATATTACATTAAGAAGTCATTCTAGTAAGAAGTTGGCactcaagaggaaaaagcagaagTATTTTCAACATGAAAACACAAGACAGTGGAATAAAGAAATGTTAGGAAAGATTTACCATCTATGTAGCTTTATGTAAACTTGAGACACAATGATTTGTTTTACAGTTTGATGGTCTTTGAAGGTAATAATTGTATTGCTTTATAGTCTAGACAAGAGCAGAAGATTGTGTGTGTCAGTATTTACCCATTATCCTGTTACTGCAACAAAGCCCACACAGCAAAAGAGTAGCAAAAAATTTCAGGGCACTGAAACTGGTCAGAAGAATTCCTTTTGGAGCCAACCACGGACCCAGGTATTTAGCAGAGTTACATAAAGCTACTGTAAGAAGGTGTTACTCCCTGACACAAGGCAGTTTGACATGGTGACATGGGCAGTGACTCCCAGGCTTGCTCAGGACACAGCACCCAGGGATGTTCTGTGGAAGCATCaaacagggcaggacagggcagtgAGGATGGAGCAGCCTGTGCAAGCTGCAATCCAACGTACTTCACCAAATCTCAACAAACAGGAAGACAAAACTGCACAACAATGGCAAGGatggggttggggtttttttcaagtaAACAAGGGCTAATCTAACTGGATTTTATACTAATTTAATTAGACTGGCAGCTACAGCTCACTTTTGCTGAAAAACCCCAGCACTGGTTCATATAGAGCTTTAGAGTAGAGCTATAGAAACCCACTTTTCATGAATAAGACATTACAGCTACAAATTCTCCTAACAGCTTTAAGTTAAATTAACATCAGAATTTTAGACCAGCCCTAATTTGACATGCAGTGTGACTCAGTtaccaaaattaaaataacCTGAAGATTACTTCCATTTGCTCAAGGCTTACAAACCACTTTTGCTATGTTCTTCATCTATTATCAAGAGTGTATAAAATGTGCAAGTAACTGTCTCCAACACATTTTAACCTTGGAAgctctgaaatattttgtgaCATTAAGAATCTGTTCTTGCTCCTTATTGGTCCTTACAGTATAAAGTTAAGTTCTCCTGTTACTGTTTTTCAGAATATTTCATAACTTAGATTTCACATGGGAGCTGAGAGGAGCGGAGGGGTCTGGATTTAGGTGAAGGGTGGGAATAGGGTGCACAGGCAGGAAAAGGCCTGATTTCTCCCAGACACAATGGAATTAAAGAGTATGGAACAATCCAGACACTCTCTGTTCCCTGCCAGCTTTGCAGGTCCCCACCTACAACAGTCACTCTGAGATTTTTCTGTAGAAGCAAAATAATACTTTTCACAGAAATGGTCCAAGTTACACAGTCCAATTTTTACATACATGTGtaaaatttccatggaatacCTCAGCTTATGGCAATGCTGCTATTCCCTGTTCCAAAATCTCCAGTGTCCTGAACTATCCTACCTCAATGTCTTGTGGTTCATTTTGTGGGCACACCAGAGTCACACCTTCCAGTGTCACTCTGCAGCTGAGTCAGCTCCTGTGGAGAAGTGCACCTTCAGGGACCAAAGCTGTCCTGAAACAACTCCACATTTACAGGGAGACACCAGGAACTGCAAACACTGCAACTACTGGCTTGCACTTCAGTGGATAACTAGGCTACTGCACTACCAAAAAGTGAAAGCTCCTGCAAAAATCCTGCATtaattccaattaaaaaaaaaaaaaaaaaagtggggggagagaagaacaaaaatcacaagagaaaaataatcacAGAGAAAGACAACATTAAACTCTTGGTGTAGCTTCATGACAGTCTAGACACTGGAATGCCACTCACCAACCATTGAATCAATACTTCACAGACATCACACAAACAACACTGACTCTGGAAATCATGTTCTATGCTGACAGATTGTGCAAATTCCACACCATTTCCATGGCATAGTGGATTTCCCAATTATTTGCATGAAGCAGCTAAATTCATCTCTTTCATTCATTCATCTGATGTTGCTGGAATTTAGAATTTCTCCCCTATTTTGCACAAAATGGGCATCTGGAAATATTtaatgccactcttggggaaGGGGGGGAGAGAATGGTTTTACTCCACCATGTAATTTAGGACTGATTTTGATTTAATTATTATGCAAATTCTGGGCCCATGTATGAATTAACCTAAGAATTTGAATCAACTTCTCTGTTAAGGCATTCTAGTATTTCCTAGGGACACTCAGGATGAAATCCTGACCCTACTGAACAAAGCTACTCAAAGCTGTGACACAGGGGGATTTCACCTTGTTCTTCAGACACAAAAAGTCAGTAAAGCTCTTAAAGCAATGCATTAACAATAGCAAATCAACCTAATTAGAACTTTTACTTTTTCCATTGCCAGGTGTGCACTGTtgtatttttagattttttttcttttttttttttaatttttatagaaAAAATAGAGTATTTAAGGAGTGACCGTGACAAATTGCAGTGAAATTTTTTTTGAAAGTTTTCTCTTTACATTCATTAAAGTTGATCTGAAATGCTACAAGACTAGATGCCTAGAAGCAAAATCTACAGGAAGACTATAAAGGCTTCTGGTCTCTCTCTATTGCAATCAGTCTAAAATAAAGGAAAGGCTGAAATGAAAGTTTCTTTTGCTAACTAGTCCTTTTTCCCAACCAAATTTATAAACCCAAAAATTCAGAGGGGATGTTAAAATGTGTAGAGCATCATTTGTTTGCTTTGCACACAGAACAGAAGTTCACAATCAGTAAGAAAAATAGGAAGTTAGCAACTGTGCATGCACCAAAGAGTCCTAAGACAGTTCtcaggtttttttgtgggtatttttttgtttgttttgggtttttgttgtgtttttttttttttattttcacaggCATTGCTAGTTCAAGAACCAACAGTCAAAGAATACTGGCACTTTAAGAGGAATGAAGTTTCCACTGTCATTTAAAACAAGCATTCAGGTAAAGCTAACAGGATCATGAAGCAGAAAGTAAAGTAATGCTAAAACAAATGCTAATAATTTAGTGTAATGTACAAAATTACTTCAGTACTTTTTAAGAATAAGGATAAATTGTATTTACATAATTATACACTttgtctttgtcttctttttcttctttttgccaTCTTTGCTCATCTTCTCTTTGTGTTTTCTGATTTCTCGAACTAATGTGTAGAAGGCATCATCAACACCCTGAAAAGACACACAAGATACAAATCAGGATGAAGTTCAGACTCACTGCTGAGGTGCAGCCTGTGTCCCTCCCTGGCCATGAGAGGGGGGTTCCATCAGCACATTTTGCTGCCCACCTGCCATGAACCATGAATCCTGGCTGCAGGACTGATCCTGCTCCTCTCAGGGattctgagcagcactgacacacccACCTGAGGGACCTGCTCTggtgccagcaggagctgacaCCTGCTGCCCCTCAACTGGGCTCAGGGCATCCTGCAGGTCACTCACAGGTGAAATTCCATTGTTGGTGTGGAAGGAAGGCAATGAAGTGTGTGCTGCCCTCACCTCCATCTCCAAGAGCACACCTTGCCCCACCTCAGGCTAGGAAAGTACCATATACAGAGTGTGTATTTATATAGAGTAGCACCTCACAATTAGGTTGTAAGTATGTATTATCACAGATTcatagaatggcctgggttggaagggccctCAAAGATCCTCCAGTtccacctcccactgtcccaggttgctccaaatcccatccaacctggcctaggacacttccagggatggggcagccacagcttctctgggcaacctgtgccagggcctcagcatcCTCACAGGGAAGTTGTGAAGCATCTTTACTTACGCTTCAATAATCTATATACAGCTCTGGAATATGAATTCTAATATCTGTACCAATAATTCAATACCAAGGACATAGTTATGGTTAATCCACACATTCTGATCATTTCTCAGGCACATTGGTGTAGTAATCACACCACAGTTCTATAAATCTTTACACATGCAAATCAATCAAATCAATCCCACGTCCCAATGATCAGTTATTTGATAAATCATCCTATTCACTTAGAAAGTTAAGGACCCTTGAAACACATTCTCTCTGGTGCTGGATAGTCACTTAAACTCTCCATGGCTCCACGATTTGAGCTACAGACACAAAAGCTGAAGTTTGTTCACACTGAGTAGTTTCTCATTACTTTCAGAGGTAATTACAGCTGACTAAAATTAACTCTGATCTAGAGAGACCAGCATATCCAAAAGGCTGATATGGACCAATGTCAATTACAATGTTGTACAATGTACTTTGTAACAACTTAATTATGGGAAACAATTTATGGCCTTGCTCTGAGGTTGCTTTGAGTCCCACTACAGTACTCATGTTGTCAGTCTTGTCTTACATTAATAATCCTTAAGAGAAACATTTTCTTGATTCTTTGCTGCCTTACTCCTTATATCTTTGAGAAATGTTACTCTATCACAGCAGCCAAATGCATCACTATAGAATTGGGTCTACAAATTCAGCCTCACAAGTTTGCCTTCAAgctgccaaaaaaaaccccaaacccaacactATGTGTTTCCTCCTCTATGCCTACTTCAGTAAGGAACTGAAAATGAActctgaaaaaacaaaaagccaaaaatcACTTAATTCATTACTGTTTCAGCCAAACTCCAAGTGGTGATGAAACCTACCATCAAAAGTCCAAACAACAGGGAGGTGTGAAATAGCTTCACTTAAAAAGCAGCACTCAGCACAatctaaatttatttaaaatcttCATGCTCATAAAACATTTATGCACAACTGATGTTCAAAGTCCTTGGCAGTGTATCTCCCAGTATTAATAGCACACTTTTGCATATTACAAGACCTTGCAAACAACTTGTTCTACATTTTGAGGCATTATTGACCAATATAAAATTGATGCAGCATGCCTAGTGGGAGAACAGCTTTCTCTCTGCAAAAGGTCATGTCACTCATTAGTTTTTGGAAAATTAAAGATACTTGGTATTACTTTAGAGAGAAGCAGTGTATTTTGCTTACAGCTTCAGCATTAATGCACAAAGAGAATATTTAGCAATGTTCAAGTATGAAAATGTTATAGAAGTAGCAACAGTTCATGATTGCACTGCAGGTCTCAGCATTAAGGACGAGCACAGCACTAAGAATGAATCACAACAAAACAAAGTTTCATTCTTAAAACACAAGAACCATATAAGAACAACCTCTACTCATGACAGTTCACATGGTCTTACAGAACCGAACCACCTTTCAGAATTGGCTTTCAGTTGGTGCCTTCAAATGAGACACCCTTAAAATTGCAATTTAAGTATTCAAACTAGCCATCTTCCTTCATGAAACTTGTCTTAAAAtaaatgcagagaaaatgaCTTGTACAAGGTAATACCCAGATGCTATCATGAACCTTTAAACACACAACTTCCCAATCAAGGCTGACATTTTTTCCTACCTTGTAAGATGATGATCTGTTAAATACAGCACATGTTGcaacatagaatcatagaatggtttgtgttggaaggggtCTTAGAGATCCTCTCATTCCAattccctgctgtgggcagggacacttttcaCTAGAGCAGGTTGCAGAACTGACTTGGC
This region of Zonotrichia albicollis isolate bZonAlb1 chromosome 4, bZonAlb1.hap1, whole genome shotgun sequence genomic DNA includes:
- the ETFRF1 gene encoding electron transfer flavoprotein regulatory factor 1; translated protein: MASSLRSEVIKLYKNLLYLGREYPKGADYFRSRLKAAFLKNKDETDPEKIKQLIARGEFVIKELEALYFLRKYRAMKQRYYSDDKP